GTCAGGGCGGGTCGATCCCGCTGTGCCCGGTCTTCCAGGAGACCTTCCCGGACGCGGAGATCATGCTGCTCGGGGTGTGCGAGCCCGAATGCCGGATCCACGCCCCCAATGAGAGTGTCGACCCGTCCGAGGTGCAGAACATGGCCCTGGTGCTGGCCACCTTCCTGGGCGAGTACGCAGCGGGTTGAGCGGCTGGATCGTGATCCCGGTCACACTGATCTGAATCGATCAACCTGACCGTGGGGGCGGCGTCCATCCCCGTATTACCCGCCCACCACCGCCCGTAGAAAGGTGCCGTCGATGACGATCGAGGAAACCGTGGCCTTCAGCGACATCACGGCCGACCTGGAGTCGACCCCCGGCCAGGACTGGCGCCGCACCGCGGTCGTCTACCAGATCTACCCGCGCTCGTTCGCCGACTCCAACGGTGACGGGATCGGCGACCTGCCCGGGATCAACCATCGCCTGCCGGCCCTGGCCGAGCTGGGCGTGGACGCCATCTGGCTGTCCCCCTTCTACAAGTCCCCGCAGGCCGACGCCGGGTACGACGTGGCCGACTACCGCGACGTCGACCCCGTTTTCGGCACCCTGGCGGACTTCGACGCGATGCTCGAGCGGGCCCACGGGCTGGGTCTGAAGGTGATCGTCGACCTGGTGCCCAACCATTCCTCCGACGAGCACGTCTGGTTCCAGCAGGCCCTGGCCGCGGCCCCCGGCTCCCCCGAGCGGGACCGCTACGTCTTCCGCGAGGGACGCGGCGAGCACGGCGAGCTGCCGCCGAACAACTGGGAATCCTGCTTCCGCGGGCCGGCCTGGACCCGGACCACCAACCCCGACGGCACCCCCGGCCAGTGGTACCTGCACCTGTTCGACACCAAGCAGCCCGACTGGAACTGGGAGAACCCGCAGGTTCGGGCCGAGTTCCTGGACGTGTTGCGGTTCTGGCTGGACCGCGGCGTGGACGGCTTCCGGGTGGACGTGGCCCACGCGCTGATCAAGGCCCCGGGCCTGCCCGACATGAAGGCCTCCGACGAGGTCGTCGAGGACAGTGAGGGCTACTTCCACACCGGCCCCATGTGGGACCAGGACCGGGTGCACGAGGTCTACCGGGAGTGGCGGGCCCTGCTGGACACCTACTCCCCCGACCGGATCCTGTGCGCCGAGGCGTGGGTGCCCTCGCTGTCCCGGCTGGCCCGCTACGTCCGCGAGGACGAGATGCACCAGGCGTTCAACTTCGACTACCTGGAGAGCGAGTGGGACGCCACCCACCTGCGCTCGGTGATCGATTCCTCGGTCGCCGCCAACGACGAGGTCGGCGCGCCCACCACCTGGGTGCTGTCCAACCACGATGTGGTCCGCCATGTCTCGCGGCTGGGCCTGCCG
This genomic window from Nakamurella multipartita DSM 44233 contains:
- a CDS encoding glycoside hydrolase family 13 protein; its protein translation is MTIEETVAFSDITADLESTPGQDWRRTAVVYQIYPRSFADSNGDGIGDLPGINHRLPALAELGVDAIWLSPFYKSPQADAGYDVADYRDVDPVFGTLADFDAMLERAHGLGLKVIVDLVPNHSSDEHVWFQQALAAAPGSPERDRYVFREGRGEHGELPPNNWESCFRGPAWTRTTNPDGTPGQWYLHLFDTKQPDWNWENPQVRAEFLDVLRFWLDRGVDGFRVDVAHALIKAPGLPDMKASDEVVEDSEGYFHTGPMWDQDRVHEVYREWRALLDTYSPDRILCAEAWVPSLSRLARYVREDEMHQAFNFDYLESEWDATHLRSVIDSSVAANDEVGAPTTWVLSNHDVVRHVSRLGLPAGPRPNGIRAQDQQPDYQLGLRRARASTLLMLALPGSAYIYQGEELGLPDHTELDDDLRQDPTWWRSGYTEAGRDGCRVPLPWEAGEPGLGFGPGGATWLPQPASYAELARDKQEDVEGSTLEMYRTALAFRRAFALAVGDLEWVDAEPGVVRFVNGELTIAANTGTEAVPMPVGELLMASGELTDHSVLPPDTTVWLLTEVFSE